The following proteins are co-located in the Salvelinus fontinalis isolate EN_2023a chromosome 41, ASM2944872v1, whole genome shotgun sequence genome:
- the adamts1 gene encoding A disintegrin and metalloproteinase with thrombospondin motifs 1: MMWFVCVSFSLITALCVSAAHGTWEESTVVPVRLDPVRPEREAEQGRTLSVEEREKESEMRVYRLDVFGKRVVLELEPDQTFLAPGFVFHVVGSPELQAQRESDSSAAETRCFFSGTVNGEEDSAAALNLCHGLRGGFYLQGEEYFIYPNNATDAQPIDGDLHLIRRRGRESFAEESSSKCGVNEDEDRFPENQETKVNHGTTNPDHPAHHQRSKRFVSTPRFVEIMIVADQSMAEFHGAGLKPYLLTIMAVASRLYRHPTIHNSISLAVVKLLVVYEEESGPQVSSNAALTLRNFCQWQRQHNPPSDRHPEHYDTAVLFTRTDLCGAHSCDTLGMADVGTVCDPERSCSIIEDDGLQAAFTVAHELGHVFNMPHDDSKQCASVNGDHWGSHMMASTLSNLDQLQPWSPCSALMVTSFMDNGHGQCLLDKPHKSQPLPATLPGTVYDADRQCRLTFGEESQHCPDLSTTCVALWCTVTTTNGLLVCQTKNFPWADGTRCGHDSFCLAGHCLSKTEAARHQTPVNGAWGVWGPWGDCSRTCDGGVQFSFRDCDSPLPKNGGKYCEGKRIQYRSCNTEICPDSNGVSFREEQCLAHNDISSQVSFGSGEGVEWVPKYAGVSPKDRCKLVCRAKGTGYFFILKPKVADGTPCSPDSTSVCVQGQCVKAGCDRIIGSSRRFDKCGVCGGNGSTCKKVSGALERARPGYQNVVTIPAGATHLDVKQRAPGGGRHDNSYLAVLRQDGTYLLNGDYKLMTLETDIALKGALLRYSGSSASLERLRSFSPLPEALTIQVLSVGDSPRPRVKYSYFAPRPALASPSGGTVARRQSINAIRELGDAEWTLREWGPCSQSCGVGTQQREVLCLDPQGRPSRECPEELRPLASRPCAPQPCPSWFLGEWSACSKSCGRGFRKRPLRCVGHNGRTLAHESCDPKDRPRPLLDLCNQSAC, translated from the exons ATGATGTGGTTCGTTTGCGTCTCGTTCAGTTTGATTACCGCTCTGTGCGTGAGCGCGGCGCACGGCACATGGGAGGAAAGTACAGTTGTACCGGTCAGACTCGACCCGGTTCGGCCGGAGAGGGAAGCCGAGCAGGGCCGGACCCTttcggtagaggagagagagaaggagtcgGAGATGCGGGTATACCGGTTGGACGTATTTGGCAAACGGGTGGTCTTGGAGCTAGAGCCGGACCAGACCTTCCTGGCACCTGGGTTTGTGTTCCATGTGGTGGGGAGCCCGGAGTTGCAGGCGCAGCGGGAATCTGACAGCAGCGCAGCCGAGACTCGGTGCTTCTTCTCAGGCACGGTGAACGGGGAGGAGGACTCCGCAGCTGCGCTCAACCTGTGCCACGGACTACGGGGCGGCTTCTACCTCCAAGGTGAAGAGTACTTCATCTATCCCAATAATGCGACTGATGCACAGCCTATTGATGGGGACCTCCACCTCATTCGCCGGAGAGGTCGGGAATCTTTTGCAGAGGAGAGCAGCTCAAAGTGTGGGGTCAACGAGGACGAGGACAGGTTTCCAGAGAATCAGGAGACAAAAGTAAACCATGGAACCACTAACCCCGACCACCCAG cCCACCACCAGCGGTCCAAGCGCTTTGTGTCCACGCCTCGCTTCGTGGAGATCATGATCGTGGCCGATCAGTCCATGGCCGAGTTCCACGGTGCCGGACTCAAGCCCTACCTGCTCACCATCATGGCGGTGGCATCGCGCCTCTACCGCCACCCCACCATCCACAACTCCATCAGCCTAGCCGTGGTCAAGCTCTTGGTTGTCTACGAGGAGGAGAGCGGCCCCCAGGTGTCGTCTAACGCTGCCCTGACCCTCCGCAACTTCTGCCAGTGGCAGCGGCAGCACAACCCGCCCAGCGACCGCCACCCAGAGCACTACGACACGGCCGTGCTCTTCACCCGAACG GACCTGTGCGGCGCCCACTCCTGTGACACGCTAGGCATGGCGGATGTGGGCACGGTGTGCGACCCGGAGAGGAGCTGCTCCATCATCGAGGACGACGGGCTGCAGGCGGCATTCACCGTGGCACACGAACTCG GCCACGTGTTCAACATGCCCCACGATGATTCCAAGCAGTGTGCCAGCGTCAACGGTGACCATTGGGGCTCGCACATGATGGCGTCCACCCTGTCCAACCTGGACCAACTCCAGCCCTGGTCGCCTTGCTCCGCCCTCATGGTCACCTCCTTCATGGACAATGGACACGGCCAGTGCCTATTGGACAAGCCCCACAAGTCCCAGCCGCTGCCTGCCACGCTACCCGGAACCGTGTACGACGCTGACCGCCAATGTCGCCTGACTTTCGGGGAGGAGTCACAGCACTGTCCCGACCTGAGTACCACATGTGTGGCGCTCTGGTGCACAGTGACCACAACCAATGGACTGCTGGTCTGTCAGACCAAGAACTTCCCGTGGGCTGATGGGACGCGGTGTGGCCATGACAGCTTCTGCCTGGCGGGACATTGTCTGAGCAAGACGGAGGCCGCTCGTCACCAG ACTCCAGTCAACGGTGCCTGGGGAGTATGGGGACCATGGGGAGACTGTTCCCGTACCTGCGACGGAGGGGTGCAGTTCTCCTTCAGGGACTGTGATAGCCCTCTGCCCAAAAACGGGGGGAAGTACTGCGAGGGCAAGAGGATCCAATATCGGTCCTGTAACACAGAAATCTGCCCTGATAGCAACG gTGTGTCGTTCCGCGAGGAGCAGTGTCTGGCCCACAACGATATTTCGTCACAGGTGTCGTTCGGTTCGGGAGAGGGCGTGGAGTGGGTTCCCAAATATGCCGGCGTCTCGCCCAAAGACCGCTGCAAGCTGGTGTGCCGGGCCAAGGGCACGGGCTACTTCTTCATTCTGAAACCCAAG GTGGCTGACGGTACTCCCTGCAGCCCGGACTCCACCTCAGTGTGTGTGCAGGGTCAGTGTGTGAAGGCGGGCTGTGACCGAATCATCGGCTCCAGCCGTCGCTTCGACAAGTGCGGCGTGTGCGGAGGCAACGGCTCAACCTGCAAGAAAGTGTCGGGTGCCCTGGAGCGTGCCAG GCCTGGTTACCAGAACGTCGTGACCATCCCCGCTGGCGCCACTCACCTGGACGTGAAGCAACGTGCCCCCGGTGGTGGTCGCCATGACAACAGCTACCTGGCAGTGTTGCGCCAGGACGGCACCTACCTCCTGAACGGCGACTACAAGCTGATGACTCTCGAAACAGACATCGCCCTCAAGGGGGCGTTGCTGCGATACAGCGGTAGCTCTGCCTCCCTGGAGCGTCTACGCAGCTTCTCGCCCCTCCCCGAGGCCCTGACCATCCAGGTATTGTCTGTAGGCGACTCGCCCCGTCCCCGTGTCAAATACAGCTACTTTGCCCCGAGGCCCGCTTTGGCATCACCTAGTGGTGGAACGGTGGCACGCCGCCAGTCCATCAATGCCATCCGGGAGCTGGGGGACGCTGAGTGGACCCTGCGGGAGTGGGGCCCATGCTCGCAGAGCTGTGGGGTCGGTACTCAACAGAGGGAGGTGCTGTGTCTGGATCCCCAGGGGCGGCCATCGCGGGAGTGCCCGGAGGAGCTGCGCCCGTTGGCTTCACGCCCCTGCGCCCCACAACCCTGTCCTTCATGGTTCCTGGGGGAGTGGTCGGCGTGCTCCAAGAGCTGTGGCCGTGGGTTCCGCAAGCGCCCGCTACGCTGCGTGGGACACAACGGGCGTACGCTTGCCCACGAGAGCTGCGACCCCAAAGACAGGCCTCGACCACTGCTGGACTTGTGCAACCAGAGCGCCTGCTAA